One genomic region from Sulfuriflexus mobilis encodes:
- a CDS encoding EAL domain-containing protein has product MIPRPRLYVLDDDAQYANLLVEIATSAGWLAVSEQSPAKFLTYDLQQHCVLILDLNMPEMDGIEVIRALAEKHSDLLLILISGFDARVLHSAQQLAEAHNIKVLATLTKPVRIDDFTQVLDLIKPNIAVDKTIINPKDPVSVAELEQAIQQHQLVLHYQPQVDIETGALRGVEALVRWQHPERGMIFPDQFIDLAEKNGVIGLLTEEVIELAIKQSRHWKTAGLDVVISVNVSAENITSLSLPEQLITKTDKHAINPEKIMLEITESAVMGELTSSLDVLNRLRMKGFSLSIDDFGTGYSSLSQLYQAPFTELKIDQSFVMRMVDDTAALVIVKICIMLGKMLGMRLVAEGVETREVWDKLRELGCDIAQGYFIARPMPAEAIIEWERSREKTAS; this is encoded by the coding sequence ATGATTCCACGACCAAGACTCTATGTACTCGATGATGATGCGCAATATGCAAACCTGCTTGTAGAAATTGCGACAAGTGCAGGCTGGTTAGCTGTATCAGAACAAAGCCCCGCCAAATTTCTTACCTATGACTTACAACAACACTGCGTACTCATATTGGATCTGAATATGCCGGAAATGGATGGTATTGAGGTCATCCGCGCCCTGGCAGAAAAACACTCCGACCTGTTACTGATCTTGATCAGCGGCTTCGATGCCCGAGTATTACACTCGGCACAACAATTGGCAGAGGCACACAATATAAAGGTACTGGCGACCCTGACCAAGCCGGTACGTATAGATGATTTTACCCAGGTCCTGGATCTTATCAAACCCAACATTGCCGTGGATAAAACAATAATAAACCCGAAAGACCCGGTATCCGTAGCCGAACTCGAACAGGCCATACAGCAACATCAACTGGTTTTACACTATCAGCCACAAGTCGATATTGAAACAGGGGCCTTGCGGGGTGTCGAAGCCCTGGTACGCTGGCAACACCCGGAACGGGGCATGATTTTCCCGGATCAGTTTATCGACCTCGCGGAAAAAAATGGGGTGATCGGTTTATTGACCGAAGAGGTGATTGAATTAGCGATTAAGCAGAGCCGGCACTGGAAGACAGCGGGGCTGGATGTTGTTATTTCAGTCAATGTCTCGGCAGAAAATATTACCAGCCTGAGTTTACCGGAACAGTTAATAACAAAAACTGATAAACATGCCATTAACCCGGAAAAGATCATGCTGGAAATTACTGAGAGTGCTGTCATGGGAGAACTTACCTCATCGCTGGATGTGCTTAATCGTTTAAGGATGAAGGGTTTCTCACTATCAATTGATGATTTTGGCACAGGCTATTCATCGCTGTCGCAATTATATCAGGCACCTTTTACTGAACTAAAAATAGACCAGAGTTTTGTTATGCGTATGGTTGACGATACAGCCGCCCTGGTGATCGTAAAAATATGCATTATGCTTGGTAAAATGCTGGGCATGAGGCTGGTGGCAGAAGGCGTTGAAACCCGTGAGGTATGGGATAAATTACGGGAACTGGGTTGCGATATTGCCCAGGGTTATTTCATAGCAAGACCCATGCCGGCAGAAGCGATTATTGAGTGGGAGAGAAGTCGAGAAAAAA
- the dnaX gene encoding DNA polymerase III subunit gamma/tau, which produces MSYQVLARKWRPRKFEEMVGQQHVLRALINALDNDRLHHAYLFTGTRGVGKTTIARILAKSLNCEQGVSSSPCGECATCREVDEGRFVDLIEVDAASRTKVDETRELLDNVQYAPTRGRYKVYLIDEVHMFSNHSFNALLKTLEEPPPHVKFLLATTDPQKLPVTILSRCLQFNLKSLAQEPIRDHLAHIIGEEGVPFEPAALQQLARAAQGSMRDALSLLDQAIAYGGGDLKDDDVCTMLGVIGQHYVVDLLDALAVDDATALLECVQRMSEQTVNYEAALADVLSMLQRMAIAQVVPEAVDDTMGDKDTVLRLAGQFSAEDIQLYYQVALLGRRDLNLSPDLRGGFEMLMLRMLAFRPVEEGESAPARQAEKKIIKPVLKRPAAAAAAVETIATSEAVVDVSPPVSQVSEAAARPAYSVPADTGDWASIVESLNLGGFEHQLAVNCCLRSRKANCFNLSLSSEHAQLHNDKFESRIQEALQAVFGKQTRLTIEVGVQVQDTPAQQQARARDERQQQAETTIAGDSIVQSLQERFGASVQTGSVKPID; this is translated from the coding sequence ATGAGTTATCAGGTGTTGGCGCGCAAGTGGCGCCCCCGCAAATTCGAGGAAATGGTTGGTCAGCAGCATGTGCTGCGGGCACTCATTAATGCCCTCGACAATGATCGTCTGCACCATGCCTACTTGTTTACCGGTACCCGCGGGGTGGGCAAGACCACCATCGCCCGCATCCTCGCCAAGTCCCTGAACTGCGAACAGGGGGTGAGTTCCAGTCCCTGTGGTGAGTGCGCGACCTGCCGTGAGGTCGATGAAGGACGCTTTGTGGACCTGATCGAGGTCGATGCCGCCTCGCGGACCAAGGTCGATGAGACTCGCGAGCTGCTCGATAATGTGCAATACGCGCCGACACGTGGCCGTTACAAGGTCTACCTCATCGATGAGGTACACATGTTCTCCAACCACAGCTTCAACGCCCTGCTGAAGACGCTGGAGGAACCCCCGCCGCACGTAAAGTTTCTGCTCGCCACCACCGACCCGCAAAAGCTGCCGGTGACCATCCTCTCGCGTTGTCTGCAATTCAACCTGAAGAGCCTGGCCCAGGAACCCATCCGTGACCACCTGGCCCATATTATAGGTGAGGAAGGGGTGCCGTTTGAGCCGGCAGCCTTGCAGCAACTGGCCCGTGCCGCACAGGGTAGTATGCGTGATGCCCTGAGCCTGCTCGACCAGGCGATTGCCTATGGCGGTGGTGATCTCAAAGATGATGATGTGTGTACCATGCTCGGCGTGATCGGCCAGCACTATGTCGTCGATCTGCTCGATGCCCTGGCGGTGGACGATGCCACCGCACTGCTGGAGTGTGTGCAGCGGATGTCAGAGCAGACCGTGAACTATGAGGCCGCGCTGGCCGATGTGCTGAGCATGTTACAACGCATGGCCATTGCCCAGGTTGTGCCGGAGGCGGTCGATGACACGATGGGTGATAAGGACACGGTATTACGCCTTGCCGGGCAGTTTAGTGCTGAAGATATACAGCTTTATTACCAGGTTGCTTTACTGGGCCGACGAGACTTGAACTTGTCACCGGATCTGCGTGGTGGTTTTGAGATGCTCATGTTGCGTATGCTGGCCTTCCGGCCGGTTGAGGAAGGTGAGTCAGCACCGGCGAGACAGGCTGAAAAAAAAATTATTAAACCCGTCTTGAAGCGTCCTGCAGCTGCGGCTGCCGCCGTTGAAACAATAGCAACGAGTGAGGCGGTTGTCGATGTTAGCCCACCGGTTTCCCAGGTGAGTGAAGCTGCGGCGAGGCCGGCATACTCAGTGCCTGCCGACACCGGGGATTGGGCAAGTATCGTTGAATCCCTGAACCTGGGTGGCTTTGAACATCAGTTGGCGGTGAATTGTTGTTTGCGCAGTCGTAAGGCGAACTGTTTTAATCTCAGTTTGAGTAGTGAACACGCGCAATTGCACAACGACAAGTTTGAATCACGCATACAAGAGGCGCTGCAGGCAGTGTTTGGCAAGCAAACACGTCTGACTATCGAGGTGGGTGTGCAAGTACAGGATACCCCGGCACAACAACAAGCACGGGCCAGGGATGAACGTCAGCAACAGGCTGAAACGACTATCGCCGGTGACAGTATCGTGCAGTCCCTGCAGGAACGTTTCGGTGCCAGCGTGCAGACAGGCTCGGTAAAACCGATTGATTAA
- a CDS encoding YbaB/EbfC family nucleoid-associated protein, protein MKGGIGNMMKQAQKMQENMQKAQAELAEMEVTGKAGGGMVSVIMNGRHDVKRVSIDDSLLTEDKDMLEDLVAAAVNDAVQQVEKTSQEKMAGMMGGMQLPPGMKLPF, encoded by the coding sequence ATGAAAGGCGGAATCGGCAATATGATGAAGCAGGCGCAGAAGATGCAGGAAAACATGCAAAAGGCGCAGGCAGAACTGGCGGAGATGGAAGTCACCGGTAAAGCCGGTGGCGGCATGGTTAGTGTGATCATGAACGGTCGTCACGACGTTAAGCGCGTCAGTATTGATGACAGCCTGCTGACTGAAGACAAGGATATGCTTGAAGACCTGGTTGCGGCGGCAGTGAATGATGCCGTACAACAAGTGGAAAAGACCTCACAGGAAAAAATGGCCGGTATGATGGGCGGTATGCAGTTGCCACCGGGTATGAAGTTACCTTTCTAA
- the recR gene encoding recombination mediator RecR, with translation MSHSPLIQQLIEALRCLPSVGPKSAQRMAYHLLERDREGARHLAVSLQRAAEEVGHCQSCHTFSETTLCRLCADERRDHAVVCIVESPADAHAIEQVASYKGLYFVLMGHLSPLDGIGPEDIGLDELALRLDKGEISELIIATNSTVEGEATAHYIADMAQARHIAASRIAHGVPLGGELEYVDGQTLFHAFSGRQRI, from the coding sequence GTGTCACATAGCCCCCTTATCCAGCAACTAATTGAGGCACTGCGTTGTCTGCCGAGCGTTGGGCCAAAGAGTGCCCAGCGCATGGCTTATCATTTGCTGGAGCGCGACCGTGAGGGGGCTAGGCACTTGGCCGTGTCACTGCAAAGGGCCGCAGAGGAAGTAGGCCATTGCCAGTCCTGTCATACTTTTAGTGAAACAACATTGTGCCGCTTGTGTGCCGATGAACGTCGCGATCATGCCGTTGTCTGTATTGTGGAAAGTCCGGCCGATGCCCACGCCATTGAACAGGTAGCGAGTTACAAGGGGCTGTATTTTGTCTTAATGGGGCACTTGTCACCACTGGACGGAATAGGCCCGGAGGACATTGGTCTGGATGAACTGGCCCTGCGTCTTGATAAGGGTGAGATCAGTGAACTGATTATTGCCACTAACTCCACTGTCGAGGGTGAAGCGACTGCCCACTATATTGCCGATATGGCACAGGCCAGGCATATCGCCGCCAGCCGTATTGCCCATGGTGTGCCACTAGGTGGCGAGCTTGAATATGTCGATGGCCAGACCCTGTTTCATGCCTTCTCAGGCCGTCAACGCATCTAG
- the rsgA gene encoding small ribosomal subunit biogenesis GTPase RsgA, whose translation MAKKTLSQQQARRIQKKQQDVLDEKNQEQSGIVISQYGQTLEIETHAAEHRRCKQRKNLGPIVPGDRIRFTGEHNDNSVIVAVEPRQSLLARPDNRGRQKAIAANLDRIFIITAIKPELNEGLIDRYLVAAESLDITPIIVLNKIDLANAKTQPILRARMRIYEQLGYTVIYTSARQEHGLDELLDTLKDHASILVGQSGVGKSSLINALLPEVNAEVKEISESTGKGMHTTSASRLYHLPNGGDLIDSPGVREFGLWEVSPEELAEGFIEFRPYLGRCKFNDCQHEGQPGCAIQQAIDEGKISRQRFESYRRILASLAG comes from the coding sequence ATGGCAAAAAAAACCCTCAGCCAACAACAGGCACGTCGTATCCAGAAAAAGCAACAGGATGTACTGGATGAGAAAAACCAGGAACAGTCCGGCATAGTCATCAGCCAGTATGGGCAAACACTCGAAATAGAGACCCACGCCGCTGAGCACAGGCGCTGCAAGCAACGTAAAAACCTTGGCCCGATCGTGCCCGGTGATCGCATTCGCTTTACCGGCGAGCATAATGACAACAGTGTCATCGTTGCCGTCGAACCCCGGCAAAGTCTGCTGGCCCGCCCCGACAACCGTGGCCGACAGAAGGCCATTGCCGCCAACCTCGATCGCATTTTCATCATTACCGCCATTAAGCCGGAACTGAATGAAGGCCTGATAGACCGCTACCTGGTCGCCGCCGAGTCGCTCGACATTACGCCAATTATTGTCCTCAACAAGATCGACCTGGCCAATGCCAAGACGCAGCCGATACTCCGGGCACGCATGCGCATCTATGAACAACTCGGCTATACCGTTATCTATACCAGCGCCAGACAGGAACATGGGCTTGACGAGTTACTCGATACTTTAAAAGACCACGCCAGTATTCTCGTCGGGCAGTCCGGTGTCGGCAAATCATCATTGATTAATGCCCTGCTACCTGAAGTCAATGCCGAAGTTAAAGAAATATCAGAGTCCACTGGTAAGGGCATGCATACCACCAGCGCCTCGCGCCTTTATCACTTACCCAATGGTGGTGATCTCATCGATTCTCCCGGGGTGAGGGAGTTTGGTCTATGGGAAGTCAGCCCCGAGGAACTGGCCGAGGGTTTTATCGAGTTTCGACCCTACCTAGGTCGGTGCAAGTTCAATGACTGCCAGCACGAAGGCCAACCGGGATGTGCCATACAACAGGCAATCGACGAGGGGAAAATCAGCAGACAGCGTTTTGAAAGCTACCGGCGTATACTGGCGTCGCTGGCTGGTTAG
- a CDS encoding 4a-hydroxytetrahydrobiopterin dehydratase: MPRLEQRHCSHATTLLATEQVQDYLLQVHDWQVADAGKSIHRRYRFKNYEQTLAFVKAVAKIADTQDHHPDICFGYNYCEVHYSTHSVGGLSENDFICAARIDALSANT; the protein is encoded by the coding sequence ATGCCCAGACTTGAGCAACGGCATTGCAGCCATGCCACCACACTCCTGGCTACAGAGCAGGTGCAAGATTACCTGCTGCAAGTTCACGACTGGCAAGTGGCCGACGCTGGCAAATCCATTCATCGCCGCTACCGATTCAAAAATTACGAACAAACCCTGGCCTTTGTGAAGGCCGTGGCAAAAATCGCCGACACACAGGACCATCACCCGGATATCTGCTTCGGTTATAATTACTGCGAGGTCCATTACAGCACGCATTCGGTTGGTGGCTTGTCTGAAAACGATTTTATTTGCGCGGCGAGAATTGATGCGCTGTCCGCTAACACATAG
- a CDS encoding M48 family metallopeptidase, translating to MNETSFLSLFLIVLGLSTLVQWWLSLRHSRFVATHRGKVPEAFAARIPLSAHEKAADYTLAKTVLERIEIVIGVVLLLAWTLGGGLNALDGLWASFGLSHLWTGTGFLISLFVLMAILDIPMGLYRTFILEAKFGFNRTTPATFVSDQAKQFLLLLLIGLPLAMLVLWLMENMGQYWWLWVWAVWTGFGLLMMWAYPAFIAPLFNKFKPLDNEALRERIQSLLRRCGFTSNGIFVVDGSRRSGHGNAYFTGLGRNKRIVFFDTLLDSLSPTEIEAVLAHELGHFHHRHILKRIVTMTLFSLAGLALLGWLIEQPWFFTALGMQQSSLHGALALFLMVIPVFTFFLHPLMAWSSRKHEFEADAFAATVSSAEELVKALVKLYEENANTLTPDPLYSAFHDSHPPAPIRVAHLNSKVTV from the coding sequence ATGAATGAAACCAGCTTTCTTAGCCTCTTCCTCATCGTCCTCGGCCTGTCGACCCTCGTCCAGTGGTGGCTGAGTCTGCGTCACAGCCGCTTCGTGGCTACACACCGCGGCAAGGTCCCCGAGGCCTTTGCTGCGCGTATCCCACTGTCGGCGCATGAAAAGGCCGCTGATTACACCCTCGCCAAGACTGTCCTTGAACGTATCGAAATCGTCATTGGAGTAGTCCTGTTACTGGCCTGGACACTCGGTGGCGGACTTAATGCACTGGATGGGTTGTGGGCCTCCTTCGGCCTGTCGCACTTATGGACAGGGACCGGCTTCCTTATCAGCCTGTTTGTGCTGATGGCCATACTCGATATCCCCATGGGCCTGTATCGTACTTTCATCCTTGAGGCGAAGTTCGGCTTTAACCGCACCACGCCTGCAACCTTCGTTTCTGATCAAGCCAAGCAATTTTTACTGTTATTGCTTATCGGTCTGCCACTGGCCATGCTGGTCCTCTGGCTGATGGAAAACATGGGCCAGTACTGGTGGCTGTGGGTCTGGGCGGTCTGGACCGGTTTTGGCCTGCTCATGATGTGGGCCTACCCGGCCTTTATCGCGCCACTGTTTAACAAATTCAAACCGCTCGACAACGAGGCATTGCGCGAACGTATCCAGAGCCTGCTCCGTCGTTGTGGCTTTACCAGTAATGGTATCTTTGTCGTCGATGGTTCACGCCGTTCCGGACACGGCAACGCCTACTTCACCGGCCTGGGCCGGAACAAGCGCATTGTCTTCTTTGATACCCTGCTCGACAGCCTCAGTCCCACGGAAATCGAGGCCGTGCTCGCTCATGAACTCGGCCATTTCCATCACAGGCATATCCTCAAGCGCATTGTCACCATGACCCTGTTCAGCCTCGCCGGGCTGGCCCTGCTCGGCTGGCTCATCGAGCAACCCTGGTTCTTCACCGCACTCGGCATGCAGCAGTCCAGCCTGCACGGTGCGCTGGCCCTGTTCCTCATGGTGATCCCGGTATTCACCTTCTTCCTGCATCCGCTCATGGCCTGGTCATCGCGCAAACACGAGTTCGAGGCGGATGCCTTCGCCGCCACGGTCAGTAGCGCCGAGGAACTGGTCAAGGCACTGGTCAAACTTTATGAAGAAAATGCCAACACCCTGACCCCTGACCCGCTGTATTCCGCCTTCCATGACAGTCACCCACCGGCACCGATCCGTGTCGCCCACCTTAATAGCAAGGTGACCGTCTAA
- the orn gene encoding oligoribonuclease codes for MPQDVNNLIWIDLEMTGLDTFNDLIIEIATIVTDKDLNTLAEGPICAIHVDDTVLAGMDDWNTRQHGQSGLTERVKNSQLSAADAERETLEFIGQYVPKGASPMCGNSICQDRRFMARLMPELEAYFHYRNLDVSSLKELARRWAPEVYKGHSKTSSHLAMDDVRDSIAELQYYREHFLKV; via the coding sequence ATGCCGCAAGACGTGAATAACCTTATCTGGATCGACCTGGAAATGACCGGGCTGGATACCTTCAATGACCTCATTATCGAGATCGCCACTATCGTCACCGATAAAGATCTGAATACACTCGCGGAAGGTCCGATTTGCGCCATCCACGTCGATGACACAGTGCTGGCAGGCATGGATGACTGGAATACACGGCAACATGGCCAGTCCGGCCTGACTGAGCGGGTTAAAAACAGCCAGCTGAGCGCGGCTGACGCCGAACGTGAGACGCTGGAATTTATCGGCCAGTATGTGCCGAAAGGGGCGTCACCGATGTGTGGTAATAGCATCTGCCAGGACCGCCGTTTTATGGCACGCCTGATGCCGGAGCTGGAGGCCTATTTTCACTACCGCAATCTCGATGTAAGCTCCCTCAAGGAACTGGCTCGACGCTGGGCACCCGAGGTTTACAAGGGACACTCAAAGACGTCTTCCCACCTGGCGATGGACGATGTTCGGGATTCGATCGCGGAGTTACAGTATTACCGGGAGCACTTCCTGAAGGTTTGA
- a CDS encoding flagellar basal body-associated FliL family protein, which produces MMIMIMYRNLLALFLLFLFTTPLYASSGGSSSSASPYLSFQAPFVVNITDKGRMRFLQVAVQLKLADPNQGAELLAHEHALRHYLIMLLSDQEASKLYSVAGKEALRKSALQEIKKAIKEHANHVQIEDIFFTSFIIQ; this is translated from the coding sequence ATGATGATAATGATTATGTACAGAAACCTTCTCGCCCTGTTCCTATTATTTCTATTCACAACACCGCTCTATGCCTCAAGCGGCGGCTCTTCAAGCTCGGCGTCACCGTACCTGTCATTCCAGGCACCGTTTGTTGTAAATATCACAGATAAAGGTCGTATGCGGTTTTTACAGGTGGCTGTTCAGCTCAAACTGGCCGACCCGAATCAGGGTGCAGAATTACTTGCCCATGAACATGCACTGCGGCACTATCTGATTATGTTACTCAGCGACCAGGAAGCCAGTAAGCTCTACTCGGTAGCCGGAAAAGAAGCGCTGCGTAAATCGGCTTTGCAGGAAATAAAAAAAGCCATAAAGGAACATGCTAATCACGTACAGATTGAAGATATCTTTTTTACCAGTTTCATTATCCAATAA
- a CDS encoding PAS domain-containing sensor histidine kinase, giving the protein MDDIALMKIALDYATDGVLLLSRNSMRIVSASKSAYETLGYSEAELCELGLCDIQKKLSKEDVKNYLSCNAEDNKLDKVIEVLIKKKDGEVFLAEISIRVANDEYATAVIHNIEERKKIEIELESYKDHLEMMIRVQTEDLVTARDTALSAEKAMSSFLANMSHELRTPLHGVLSFSSIALKKIDVLPQEKIKSFLSEIHESAETLLKILNDLLDLSKLKSGKMAYSYGEKNIVDILGRVIREMEIICGYKNICTNIHITGNEKKISIDANRILQVFRNIYSNAIKFSGENGNVDFYIDYSGRAGVGIEICDEGEGVPEDDLVRIFDPFIQSDANSKTPGGTGLGLPICKEIIEVGHGGRLEMNNREGGGACVCVFIPTERLNKHAHVE; this is encoded by the coding sequence ATGGATGATATCGCCCTGATGAAGATCGCACTTGATTATGCAACAGATGGCGTTTTACTGCTATCCAGAAACAGTATGAGAATTGTTAGTGCGAGTAAATCTGCGTATGAGACGCTGGGTTATAGTGAGGCTGAACTCTGTGAGTTAGGCTTATGTGATATACAAAAAAAATTATCAAAGGAGGATGTTAAAAACTACCTGTCATGCAATGCTGAGGATAACAAGCTTGACAAGGTAATTGAGGTGTTAATAAAAAAGAAGGACGGGGAGGTGTTTCTTGCCGAGATATCGATACGTGTTGCTAATGATGAGTATGCAACGGCTGTTATACATAATATTGAAGAAAGAAAGAAAATTGAAATCGAGTTGGAGTCTTACAAAGATCATCTCGAAATGATGATAAGGGTTCAGACAGAAGACCTGGTGACTGCGCGAGATACGGCACTGTCTGCCGAAAAGGCCATGTCCAGCTTTCTGGCCAACATGTCTCATGAGTTAAGGACACCCCTGCATGGGGTGCTGAGTTTTTCGTCTATTGCGCTAAAGAAGATAGATGTCTTGCCACAAGAAAAGATAAAAAGCTTCCTTTCGGAGATCCATGAGAGCGCAGAAACGCTGCTAAAGATATTAAATGACCTACTCGATTTATCAAAGTTGAAATCGGGGAAGATGGCATATTCCTATGGCGAAAAGAACATTGTGGATATTTTGGGACGGGTTATAAGAGAGATGGAGATAATTTGCGGATACAAAAATATTTGTACAAATATACATATTACGGGAAATGAAAAGAAGATATCAATAGATGCGAACAGGATTCTACAGGTTTTCAGGAATATTTATTCAAATGCGATAAAGTTTTCTGGCGAAAATGGAAACGTGGATTTTTATATTGATTATTCCGGGAGAGCAGGAGTTGGAATTGAGATTTGTGATGAGGGTGAAGGTGTTCCAGAAGACGATCTGGTGAGGATATTTGATCCGTTTATTCAGAGTGATGCGAATAGCAAAACACCGGGTGGGACCGGGCTGGGCCTGCCTATCTGCAAGGAAATAATAGAGGTCGGGCATGGCGGAAGACTTGAAATGAATAACCGTGAAGGTGGAGGCGCCTGTGTATGTGTATTTATACCCACGGAGAGATTAAATAAACATGCGCATGTGGAATAG
- a CDS encoding hybrid sensor histidine kinase/response regulator — protein sequence MTKVLIVDDDERNVRILREILGDEFDLSYAIDGEHALSVVEVFRPDIILLDIMMPGISGIEVCKKIKSSLANKNIKVILVSGMSMIEDRIIGYESGADDYVVKPFDDGELLAKVRVYARLKFAEEVDELKTAFISLITHETRTPFNIIMGNASMLVKMEEDEDKRSGLQDIYIAADMLHKKIEKILFFSGLVTQEDIDKRPCSIFEAYETALASLGLNESQLKRVTLSDDCDDVIKADPVMLQKLLEYLIDNALRYTDAEVSVCVLPDEQNSDYCLIQVKDQGKGLPEHELINLFSAFHKEDLLSHTEGLGISLALCKRIVELHDGAISARNLEDGGFIINVHLPVEHIQ from the coding sequence ATGACAAAAGTATTGATAGTCGATGATGATGAAAGGAATGTCAGGATCCTTAGGGAGATACTTGGGGACGAATTTGATTTGTCCTATGCCATCGATGGCGAGCATGCCTTGTCAGTGGTCGAGGTGTTCAGACCGGATATTATCCTGCTTGACATTATGATGCCGGGGATTAGTGGTATAGAAGTTTGTAAAAAAATTAAATCAAGTTTAGCTAACAAAAATATTAAAGTGATTCTGGTTTCCGGTATGTCAATGATTGAGGACCGTATCATTGGTTATGAGTCTGGTGCTGATGACTATGTTGTCAAGCCGTTTGATGATGGGGAGTTGCTGGCAAAAGTTCGTGTTTATGCAAGGCTAAAGTTTGCTGAAGAAGTTGATGAATTAAAAACAGCCTTTATCTCCTTGATTACACACGAAACAAGGACTCCGTTTAATATCATCATGGGTAATGCGTCGATGCTGGTGAAAATGGAAGAAGATGAAGATAAGCGGTCAGGCTTGCAGGATATCTATATCGCAGCAGATATGCTGCATAAAAAAATTGAGAAAATCCTGTTTTTTTCAGGGCTGGTAACACAGGAGGATATCGACAAGAGACCCTGCAGTATTTTTGAGGCATATGAAACTGCTCTGGCCAGCCTCGGCCTTAATGAAAGCCAACTAAAGAGAGTAACACTTTCAGATGATTGTGATGATGTGATTAAAGCCGACCCTGTGATGTTGCAAAAATTGCTTGAATATCTAATCGATAATGCATTGCGTTATACAGATGCTGAAGTAAGTGTTTGTGTACTACCGGATGAGCAGAATTCAGACTATTGCCTAATACAGGTTAAAGACCAAGGCAAAGGCCTGCCAGAACACGAACTTATTAATTTATTTAGTGCCTTCCACAAGGAAGACCTGTTGAGTCATACGGAGGGACTGGGAATAAGTCTGGCATTATGTAAAAGAATTGTTGAATTGCATGATGGAGCGATCTCGGCAAGGAATCTTGAAGATGGCGGTTTCATCATAAATGTACACTTGCCTGTGGAACATATCCAATAA